ACGTTGAGGACAGGCAGCGTCAGCGCGGAATCGGAAGGCAGCCTCATGGGAAGACCAGCGGCGAACACGGCGGCGCGGGCCACGTCACGCACATCGACGTAATCGCGCCAAGTACCCAACGCGCCGAATTCTAAGGTTGAGAAAGGAGCGGTTTGCACGGCCCCGCGCAGCAACTTGGCCGCCCGTCCGGGCAAGGTGGCCGCGCTTTGGCCCGCGCCCAGCGGATTGAAGATTCGCAGCACGACCCCTCTGGCCGTACCCGCCGCGAAACTGCTGGCGAGCAGCTGCGTGGCGGCCCATTTGCTGACCCCATACGCGCCCACTGGGCGGCACGGCGCGGCTTCGCTGACTGGCACTTGCGGCGGGGTCAGGCCGTATTCTGCCGCCGACCCCAGATGCACCAGCCAGGGCTGACTCGCCTGAGCTTCAAGAGCGCTGAGCAGGCGCTTGATAAGTACCAGATTGGCTTCAAAGAGTTGGTTGGGTGTGCCGTTGGTGTGGCCCGCCGCATTGATGATGATGTCGGGAGCCGGATCAA
The DNA window shown above is from Deinococcus detaillensis and carries:
- a CDS encoding NAD-dependent epimerase/dehydratase family protein, producing MPAQVVPQRPRALLLGAGGFIGQHIAAAVLKAGYELLRGPTSAQLDLSRATPADWQRLLDPAPDIIINAAGHTNGTPNQLFEANLVLIKRLLSALEAQASQPWLVHLGSAAEYGLTPPQVPVSEAAPCRPVGAYGVSKWAATQLLASSFAAGTARGVVLRIFNPLGAGQSAATLPGRAAKLLRGAVQTAPFSTLEFGALGTWRDYVDVRDVARAAVFAAGLPMRLPSDSALTLPVLNVASGQARRSREVVQGLAKVAGFTGQISEQADDSPRSGALNWQQADIRLIQELGWSPLYSFDDALRDLWSGSAPPDSSHPSQDRPVQRAAAHAPREATL